TTCAGGTATGCTGTCACTCAAACAACTAAAAACAGATACGTTAGTGTGGGGTCAAGGGGTCCTTCTCGGGAAAAAATGGGAAGAATGATTCCAATGTCTGTATTTTGGCACATTTATAGTCAAAGGCAGAATTGGTAATGTTTCTCGATCAGTCTGAAGAAACCTCAGTTAAATCATACAGAATTCCTTACATCATAATTGCTTATTTTTCGTGTCGCATTTTATAATTAATGTCTTCTATACttgaaatattatttatcattactatacatatactgtaaaaaatgataaaattgCACAAGAACATATAGGTCTATaaattacagtatgtttattaCTGCCCTTTATTATTCTTTCCCCTTCAGATTGTAAATGGGTACTTTGTACACTTTTTCGCTCCACCTCACCTGCCCAGAGTCCCGAAGAATGTGGTGTTTGTGATTGACAGGAGCGGTTCAATGTCTGGAAGAAAGATTGACCAGGTGGGGGACTGTTCAGACTGCAAATGTAGTTATAAAATGTTAGTGTCCACATGCACACGTTTTTCTTATGACCTCTGTGTAGACACGAGAGGCAATGCTGGCCATCCTCAAAGACATCCATGAGGAGGACCATTTTGCCATTGTCCTGTTTGGTAGCCAGGTCGATCCCTGGAGATCAACACTTTCCAAAGCAACAGAAGAAAACGTGAATGAAGCCATGGCATTTATCAGGCAACTAGATATCAGAGGATGTAATGATCTTACTAACCTTTTTATACATAATGTcctcacttcaaaataaaattaaaaaaacacttctgtgatctgattacattttcttatgTGTTTACCATCTAGCAACCAATTTTAATGATGCATTGTTGGACAGTGTGAAAATGCTTGTCAGCGACAGAAAGGAGCAAAGGATCCCAGAGAGGAGCATTGATATGATTATTGCACTGACTGATGGAATGCCAGATCGGGGTGAGTGTGCACATACTGTAAGGTATATTTTGTGTGAGTGCACGTTTGATTGTTGTAATTAATGTTTAACATCAAATTAAGTATATAACTTAGGTaagaattattttgtattttgaaggCCCCGCTAGGATCCTGGAGAATGTGCGCCCTGCTATGGGTggaaacatttctctgttctgtCTTGGATTTGGAAATGATGTGGATTACACCTTCCTGGATTCGTTgagcaaacaaaacaagggaTCGGCCCGCAAAATTTATGAGGGATCAGATGCAACACTTCAACTTCAGGTGGAAAGTTTAGGCTGTGAACACATTTACAAGACTATAATTACTTCACAGTTTTCTACATTTATACCATGACTACATTTTGATTAAGCTAAAATACTCAACCCAGTTGAGTTGAGTATTTTAACTGGTTTACCAACCTTTCATACGTAAAAATGTGCAGCCCAGAGTGCATCACAAAAGAACAGTCTCATACTGTAACACATTTTGTACAAACACTGGTGatacattgtgtgtgtggggatttGTCGCAGGGTTTTTATGAGGAGGTGTCCAGCCCTCTTCTTTTGGAGGTTGACCTGCGTTATCCTGATGAGGCAGTGGACTTTCTCACCACTAACCACTTCAACCAGCTATTTAACGGCTCCGAGATCGTGGTGGCCGGAAAACTGGAGGACAACGACCTTGACAACTTCATGGTGGAAGTGGTTGGCCAGGGGGTGAGGACAAAGAAACTGTATCAATACAATTGTGAGGTGATAGATGAGGTCTGTTTATTAATCTGTTTTTAGAGACTATTACTCCTCTTTGTCCCTCCTGCTTAGTTTGAAGAGGACTTCAAGGTGCAGGGACAGGCCGGTGCTGTAGACTGGGACGTGATGTACCCTGATGAGGAATACATTTTTGGAGATTTTACAGAGCGTCTTTGGGCCTATCTAACCATCCAGCAGCTACTGGAGAAAAGGTGAGTTTGAGCAATTTCACTCAAGCTGATACCTGAAACTTTTTCATTGGAAATCTGTATGtaatttttatgatttaaaacctTCATCAAAGAtgcatccacaaatcgtctgagAGCTAAGAATGGATCACACAAAACTAATTCACCAATTCCAACCAAGCCACATATTTTTCTACTTTCAGTAAGAGTGGTATCACTGGTGAGAAAGAGAATGCCACGGCAAAGGCCCTGGAAATGTCCCTGCGGTATAGCTTCGTAACCCCTCTCACTTCCATGGTGGTCACTAAGCCTGAAACTGAGGATGGAACAGAAAGCCCGCTCATTGCTGATAAACTGACTGAGGGTAAGAGAGTCAGCCATTTgacctacagtatgtgtgaaaCAAAACCTAACATTCGCAAACCGCATTCATTTTCAACTATTGTGGGTACCTGAAGGTGGTGCTCAAGTTAAAACTTTAGCTTAAattcacacatttgttttttgtcatctgtttattttgacagagcAAAGACAAGAGTCAGAAAGACGGAATCCATTTCAACATTATGCCCCTCCAGCATACTCGTATAGTTATCAGTCAACACCCTCCTATTTCGGTAAGTCATTTTTTGCATAGCTGGCTTGATGGTTCTAGAAAGAACTGTGTTACTCTTCTAgtcagttgttttgtcagtctATCTAAACAACTTGTTTAAATTGTCCTTAGATGATGTATCTCACTCACTTTAGTATTACCCTGACTCCTCTCCTAACATTTATGAGCACGTTGAATTTAGCCCAAAAGCCCCACTGTGCACAAGCTCACAGAGCTGCTTGCATTGCTGTACACTTAGTTTTGTTGTCATGTAGGAGCCAAAATGTTGAGCGAAGACTACATATAAAACAAAACTATTACTCATTTTGTTTATCACTTCCATTTACTTTGTTGTCACCTGCAGTGGATGGGGATCCTCATTTCATGATTGAGCTCCCAGACAGAGAAGACGCACTGTGCTTCAACATCAACGACAAACCAGGAACCATTTTCAACCTGGTCAGAGACCTTAAACAAGGTCAGCCATGAGCCATTTTTGAGCATGAGCCATGAGACCAagattttgtacatttctcCTCACGTGCCTGAAAATTACACCCAGCTGTGAGTGACGGAATCCCCTATTGTTTCTTCAGGTATTTTGGTCAATGGCGAGATCATAGGCGACAAGATGATTCCCCCTGATGGGAAAATTAACACCTACTTTTGGCGTTTTGGCATCATCCACAAGACTCTGGGGGTGAGGCTGATTGTGAGCACTCAGGACGTCTCGGTGTTTCAGGATGGCCAACTGGTCAAGCTGCGATGGTCTGATTCAGCTTCACTCAAAGGATCCAAGTGAGTGGCTGCATGTCCCATGGTTACCTCATTCAATAAGAGAAAACTATTCCTCTACATGAGTCAAAAATCCAGTTGAGAATAAATGCTTACCATCTTGTTCCCCTCACCCTCATATCCTCCAGTGTGGATATTCTCTTGACCAAGGATCGCAGCCTCACAGTAACTCTGAAAGATTCAGTCAAGTTTGTCATCCTGCTACACAAAGTGTGGGAGAAGCACCCGTACCACAGGAACTACCTGGGTTTCTACACCCTGGACACCCACCTCCTGTCATCTTCGGTTCACGGCCTGCTAGGTACAACTTGTTAAGTTATTAGAGAGAATTACATCATAATGACTGATAATAGGGGAATGTTCGCTGTAGCATTTCTTCTTGGGTATACAGCAATACCCTCACTTTCTGTATAGTGTATTTTTGAttccagcagcaacagcaacactGTGTGCAACCTCCGCAACATCACTACACTGTTAATGCTCCAGACAATGACCTGCCTGGTTCACACATCAGGTCAAAGTCTATTCAATTTGATTTGGACTGCAGGACAAAGTCAGTTCAATGTAAACTGCTTCAGACATTTATATTGGCACATGTCCCCCAGGAAACGTCTGGTCATGTAAAGTAGTGCATGTCATGAGTAGAAAGGGCTTTAGGTTCAACTACTACCTTTGCACCTTTGGCCATTACTATGTTCAGTCTTTTGGAACTATATTGGAAACGATCATAGTGTTCAGGTGTAATCAGAAATACCCTAACACTCTGAAATGGGTTGTCAGGCCACAACAGTGACACAAACTGGTGCCACAACTGGAAAACTCTACCATGGGAAATTGACTTTCTCTTTTACTTTGGTATTTTAAGAGTGTGTTAAAACTTACTGCCACCACTCCAAACATAAAGAAACCAGATGGATTAATATCTCCTTGTAAATAGTTATGATttggttttagtttttaaatctgtatcaAGACAGTAAACACGGGAGCAAAGAGGGGACTGCCTCTTGTTTCCTTCTTACATACAGCAGTACACTGTGAGTTAACTGTTAGCTTTGATTTTAGAGTTATTATTGGATATGTGCTATATTTGgttctttaaatgcaaaactaTATGTATACAATAACCCCAAATTGCAAGCTTAATAAACAGTCTCAGATTTCCTTTCATATCTGAGCACAATATCTTATGCTCTGATTTGCAATTAAGGAATCAAATTGAGGAATCATTCTTCAGGGACTTCACGTGCACTTGAGGTCAAGAAGGAGCATATCTCAGTATTTTATGTTGGTGTATTGGTCCTAATGATATGAGACACAGCAAAACTTTTAGAGGAAATATAGGTATTATAAGTGCGTCTTAAACACAGAATTTTACAGTAGGCTATATCAATTAGGTGTTATAAGAATCCTACACCAAAGGGCTCGAAATGTACCCACAATAACAGGGGGTAAGATTAAAGAACAGAAACATATCGGATAGATGTGTGGCTAACCTAACTTGGCCTTCATCAAAACCTAAAAGAAACACGATATCAacttgaagaagaaaacaactgagGTCTTAAAGAGGTCATCTATGTTAAACTGGAACAACGATCCCTTAGCAGAGGCTACCACCAAAATCTTATgcagttttttatttcctgtccaACAGTTGAAGCATTATTCACACCCTGGATCAATTGTGACCCAAACAACTCACAATGTGTATTAACCAAGCAGAAACCCCTGGTGCTGAAAAATGCTGATGTGAAAAACAGTGCAGCACCTTGAGTTTACACTTGagactggctgcaaaagccaaggagcCCGTTTAACACCTATATTAAAAGGCCCATtatgcagcagaaataaacatgtttactttctGGTTTAAAGATCATATTTTGTCTGAATAGCCAGTTTCTTTATATTACACACTGTATTTGGGgtctttacatattttatttaacattaggGAACATTTAGGGATAGAATAAATGTACTTCAAAATGATATTTACCTCTGATAATTTGTCATCCTCCAGGTCAGTTTTACCATGGGATCAATTATGAGGTGTCAGACCTGCGTCCAGGTGAAGTCACAGAGAAACCAGATGCCACCATGTTTGTGAAAGGACGGGAGCTCAATGTGACAAGGTACATGCCAAAATGAATAGTCAGCATGTAACATGTGTGCTGATTTCATATATGGCTGTTGGTTTGTAATGTGCACTTGAAATATCTGTCAGTGTACATACtgtaaaatgtctgtgtgtgtgtgtccacagaggCTGGCAGAGAGACTTCAGGAGGGATGTGAAGAAAGGAGACAATGTCCCCTGCTGGTTCGTTCACAATAATGGAACAGGCCTCATCGATGGCGAAGCATCAGACTACATTGTGTCAGgcctttttaaaactgtttaagaACAGGCTATACATCACTGTCTACCAGAAAtcattcaaattaaacttttaaactaaATATTCATATCTGCCTGTATTTACACTATAATGCTCTGGTATCATGAACCCATAAAGCAAACACTCTTCATTCACAGCACTGTATGGATGACTTCCATTTCTGTATCAGTGTTATTGCTGGAACTCCAAAAATGGAAAGCAATAACGCTATCCCTAAATACGGAGATATATCGGAGCAACCTCAGCGATCACTTATATTCAAATAAATGGGACACAGTTCCTCAATATGGAATCCAGCTGGATTTTGTTATAAGTGCTAAGTGTGATAGAAAAATCTGCTTTGTTCATGTTTGTCCAGTCTTTGATTCAGGTCTTCTCCTTGTTCAACCTCAATAACATATACCAGTTTGTTGAATTTAGCATTTGATTATGTGAGGAGGtcacagaatataaaatgttttcaagcaGTACAACCCTGATGAGTAGATGTTTATCATGCTAATTGATGTAAAGTCCACTGTAGTGCTGCTGATACAAATGATACCAAATAAAAGATAAGAGTGGTGACAAACTAATAAAATTATGTATTGCTGGTCACAGTACAactgaaatgttcaaactgaCTATTGTTTAAGAAGTATAGAAAATATACAC
The Labrus mixtus chromosome 7, fLabMix1.1, whole genome shotgun sequence DNA segment above includes these coding regions:
- the LOC132977624 gene encoding inter-alpha-trypsin inhibitor heavy chain H3-like, which produces MSGLQGVRLLLPWASACLALLSLAQGAVVISGGHETLQETGGATRPLKKRSTNDAMVEVYSVTVDCTVRSRFAHTVMTSKALNKANTSQEIFFEVQLPKTAFISNFSMEIEGQVYVGDVKEKEKAKKQYEKAVSSGQTAGLVKASGRKMEKFSVSVNIAAEKNVTFVLTYEELLQRKLGQYEILTQIKPKQRVQEFQIVTNIYEPQGISFLDAHATFLTNDLLPLVEKTVTDKKAHISFSPTMEQQRSCPGCDGTFIDGDFVIKYDVNRATSIGDIQIVNGYFVHFFAPPHLPRVPKNVVFVIDRSGSMSGRKIDQTREAMLAILKDIHEEDHFAIVLFGSQVDPWRSTLSKATEENVNEAMAFIRQLDIRGSTNFNDALLDSVKMLVSDRKEQRIPERSIDMIIALTDGMPDRGPARILENVRPAMGGNISLFCLGFGNDVDYTFLDSLSKQNKGSARKIYEGSDATLQLQGFYEEVSSPLLLEVDLRYPDEAVDFLTTNHFNQLFNGSEIVVAGKLEDNDLDNFMVEVVGQGFEEDFKVQGQAGAVDWDVMYPDEEYIFGDFTERLWAYLTIQQLLEKSKSGITGEKENATAKALEMSLRYSFVTPLTSMVVTKPETEDGTESPLIADKLTEEQRQESERRNPFQHYAPPAYSYSYQSTPSYFVDGDPHFMIELPDREDALCFNINDKPGTIFNLVRDLKQGILVNGEIIGDKMIPPDGKINTYFWRFGIIHKTLGVRLIVSTQDVSVFQDGQLVKLRWSDSASLKGSNVDILLTKDRSLTVTLKDSVKFVILLHKVWEKHPYHRNYLGFYTLDTHLLSSSVHGLLGQFYHGINYEVSDLRPGEVTEKPDATMFVKGRELNVTRGWQRDFRRDVKKGDNVPCWFVHNNGTGLIDGEASDYIVSGLFKTV